A region of Cucumis melo cultivar AY chromosome 2, USDA_Cmelo_AY_1.0, whole genome shotgun sequence DNA encodes the following proteins:
- the LOC103492071 gene encoding tryptophan N-monooxygenase CYP79A68, whose product MVVAFILFYGKRRNKYCVGSTAAALPPGPIPWPIVGCLPTLWRKKPRYRWVHKIMEELNTEIACIRIGKIHVIPVTSPELAMEFLKTHDSVFASRPITVTTDMFSDGFLTAGVAPWGNQWKKMRRILTSEILSPARHRWMLSKRTEEADNLLRYVFSLTKTTPTSVSVRSITQHYSGNVMRRMMFNRRYFGKGRADGGPATEEEEHIGALFTMLQHVYAFCVSDYMSCLKAFDLDGHERIVKKALNVIRKYEEPIIDERVQQWRDGKRIEAEDMLDIFISLKDESGEPLLSVKEIKAQITELLLATVDNPSNAVEWAMAEMLNQPQHLQQATGELDRVVGKERLVQESDIPNLKFLTACAREALRLHPIAPFNLPHIATTDVVVAGYLIPAGSHVLLSRLGLGRNHRIWPDPMRFDPNRHLQDPGADLGLAEPDLRFITFTRGRRGCMGGTLGTAITMMLLARLVQGFTWQLPPGVAAIELSESDQLFLKDPLFALAQPRLPESLYPNFEIEKKDF is encoded by the exons ATGGTGGTTGCTTTCATTTTGTTTTATGGTAAAAGACGAAACAAATATTGTGTTGGTAGTACAGCAGCAGCATTACCACCTGGCCCAATTCCATGGCCTATCGTCGGCTGCCTCCCAACGTTATGGCGGAAGAAGCCGAGATACCGATGGGTACATAAGATAATGGAAGAGCTCAACACCGAAATTGCATGCATTCGAATCGGAAAAATCCACGTGATTCCCGTGACATCTCCAGAACTCGCTATGGAGTTCCTAAAGACACACGACTCTGTCTTCGCGTCGCGGCCGATCACCGTCACCACCGACATGTTCAGCGACGGTTTCCTCACAGCAGGTGTAGCGCCGTGGGGAAACCAATGGAAGAAGATGAGAAGAATACTCACGTCGGAAATACTGAGTCCCGCGCGACACCGTTGGATGTTGTCGAAAAGAACGGAAGAAGCCGACAATCTCCTTCGTTATGTATTTAGTCTAACGAAAACAACACCGACGTCGGTAAGTGTGAGAAGCATAACGCAACATTATTCGGGGAATGTGATGAGGAGAATGATGTTCAATAGAAGATATTTCGGGAAAGGGAGGGCAGACGGGGGGCCAGCGACGGAGGAAGAAGAACACATTGGAGCATTGTTTACGATGCTTCAACATGTTTATGCATTTTGTGTTTCAGATTACATGAGTTGTTTGAAGGCATTTGATTTGGATGGGCATGAGAGGATTGTGAAGAAGGCTTTGAATGTTATTAGAAAATATGAAGAGCCAATTATTGATGAGAGAGTTCAACAATGGAGAGATGGGAAGAGGATTGAAGCTGAGGATATGTTGGATATTTTCATTTCACTCAAAGATGAAAGTGGGGAGCCATTGTTGTCTGTTAAAGAGATTAAAGCACAAATTACT GAACTACTTCTTGCGACAGTAGACAATCCATCAAACGCCGTGGAATGGGCCATGGCGGAGATGCTAAACCAACCCCAACACCTCCAACAAGCCACCGGAGAGCTCGATAGAGTAGTAGGAAAAGAGAGACTTGTTCAAGAATCCGATATCCCAAACCTCAAATTCCTCACTGCCTGCGCCAGAGAAGCTCTTCGCCTCCACCCCATTGCTCCTTTCAACCTCCCTCACATCGCCACCACTGACGTCGTCGTCGCCGGCTACCTCATTCCCGCCGGCAGTCACGTTCTCCTAAGCCGCCTCGGCCTCGGAAGGAACCATAGAATTTGGCCTGACCCTATGAGATTTGACCCGAACCGCCATCTTCAAGATCCGGGCGCTGATTTGGGCCTGGCTGAGCCCGATTTGAGGTTTATTACATTTACTAGAGGACGAAGAGGGTGTATGGGCGGCACTCTTGGGACGGCCATTACGATGATGCTTTTGGCTCGCCTCGTGCAGGGATTTACTTGGCAGTTGCCGCCTGGTGTGGCAGCGATTGAGTTGTCGGAGTCCGATCAGCTGTTTCTTAAGGATCCTCTGTTTGCATTAGCTCAGCCGAGGCTGCCGGAGTCTCTCTACCCTAATTTTGAAATAGAGAAAAAGGATTTTTGA